A DNA window from Vigna angularis cultivar LongXiaoDou No.4 chromosome 1, ASM1680809v1, whole genome shotgun sequence contains the following coding sequences:
- the LOC108326009 gene encoding LOW QUALITY PROTEIN: P34 probable thiol protease (The sequence of the model RefSeq protein was modified relative to this genomic sequence to represent the inferred CDS: inserted 3 bases in 2 codons; deleted 1 base in 1 codon; substituted 1 base at 1 genomic stop codon): MDFFVFLLFSLLGLSSSSSSILDLDLAKFTTQEXVSTLFQLWKKEHERVYQSQEEDAKRLEVFHKNLNCIRQMNANRKSTHSNRLGLNKFADMTLEELSKMYLQDPKDVYVNMANKKMKKEKFSCDDAPASWDWRKKGVITEVKNQGHCGSGWAFSATGAIEATNAIVTGNLVSVSEQEIIDCVYKASGCEGGYHFHAFEWVIENGGIATKVDYPYTAENGPCRANLEQNTVTIVSFDGLIITNYSSAALLCATFEQPISAAMDGRDFFFYTDGVCDGGNCSSPXGINHFVLIVGYGSVDGVDYWIVKNSWGMDGYIWIQRXVAGVCGMNFFVAFPTATHVSPRVKPDQRVDDYSPLRTMNFVFISACLLRNKHPMFDSV; encoded by the exons ATGGATTTCTTTgtgtttcttcttttctccctcttgggtctctcttcttcttctagTTCCATATTGGACCTTGACCTAGCCAAGTTTACGACACAGGAATAGGTGTCAACACTCTTCCAACTGTGGAAAAAGGAGCATGAACGTGTCTACCAGAGCCAAGAAGAAGATGCAAAAAGGCTTGAGGTTTTTCATAAGAATTTGAACTGCATCAGACAAATGAATGCAAACAGAAAATCAACCCATTCC AATCGTTTGGGGTTGAACAAATTCGCTGACATGACTCTAGAAGAGTTGAGCAAAATGTACTTGCAAGATCCGAAGGATGTGTACGTCAACATGGCCaacaagaaaatgaagaaggaaaAATTCTCTTGTGACGATGCACCTGCATCATGGGACTGGAGAAAGAAGGGTGTCATCACAGAAGTAAAGAACCAAGGGCACTGCG GAAGTGGATGGGCCTTTTCTGCTACTGGAGCCATAGAAGCAACAAACGCAATAGTTACAGGCAACCTTGTTAGCGTTTCTGAACAAGAAATCATAGATTGTGTGTATAAAGCCAGCGGTTGTGAGGGTGGATATCACTTCCATGCATTCGAATGGGTTATAGAAAATGGTGGGATTGCCACAAAAGTTGATTATCCTTATACAGCAGAAAATGGCCCCTGCAGAgccaatttg GAACAAAACACGGTTACAATTGTCAGTTTTGATGGtctaataataacaaattatagtTCAGCAGCACTGTTGTGCGCCACCTTTGAGCAACCAATTAGTGCGGCCATGGACGGAAGGGATTTCTTTTTCTACACCGAC GGCGTATGTGATGGAGGAAATTGTTCAAGTC TAGGGATAAACCACTTTGTTTTAATTGTGGGTTATGGCTCAGTGGATGGTGTAGATTATTGGATCGTGAAAAATTCATGGGGAATGGATGGTTACATTTGGATTCAAAG AGTGGCGGGAGTTTGTGGGATGAACTTTTTTGTTGCTTTCCCAACAGCGACACATGTCTCTCCGCGCGTTAAACCTGATCAAAGAGTGGATGATTACTCTCCTCTTCGAACTATGAACTTCGTATTCATCAGTGCTTGTTTGCTTAGAAACAAGCATCCTATGTTTGATTCTGTGTGA